The DNA window TCTTGCAAATTTTCCAAGGTGAAGAATGCCTAGGCACCCAGATTCAGTTGGTCTTGTGGAACGTGGCCAATTCACTTTGCACTTTCCCTCGGTTAGCTTGTCGGATCCAGCCCATAGGAAGCTCTTTCTGAGGTTATCAATTTCCTTCAGCGTGGTTTTAGGAGATCTTAGTGATGTGAGGCAATACACAATTTGTGAGGTGAGGACCGCCTTGACTAAAGTGGACCTTCCAGCATGGTTAATATTCTTGCCATTCCAAACAGTGAGCTTGCTCATAGCTTTGTAACAAGTGGCTGAAAATCAATCCTCCGCAATTTGGTGCTTGTTAGAGGTAGCCCCAAGTATTTAGTTGGGAAGTGCGCTCGTCTTGCCGGGAAATCACGCAGGACCTCATCTAGGTCAACGCCTTGACATCTTACGGGGATGACAGATGACTTTTGAACATTTGTTTTGAGTCCTGACACTTCACCGAACTTAGCGAGAATATCAGCGAGTGCAGTGGCATCCTTCTTATATGGCTTAACAAAGATTGTCGTGTCGTTCGCGTATATGGATGTCTGCATGACAGCTTGTTTTCCCCTGAATTTTGCCAAATGCCCTTCTTCCGTCGTAAGGTcaaggtttttttttttgcagtggGTCGATAGCGATGACAAATAGCAATGGTGAAAAAAGAACGTATGACAGGCAGTTCGGCACACCACTATACTGCAGCATGCAGTGCTTTCCCTTCTTTTCCCTCTTTCATTCGCACACAAATAAACAGGAAGCAAATTGACATCTGTTTCTGAATTTCTATTCAAAACGAACAAGAGATCTGTATCTGTATGTGTGTAGTTTTAACAAACGAACGAGTTGCCCAGAGAAGACACGGCCACCGACGGGCACCGAGAAACGGCACCGGAGTCACTGCGCGTGGTCGATCGACTTCGTTGCGTGAGCGCGACGGACAAGTGGGCCGTCGGCGAAGACGGACGCAGCCCATTGCGGCGGCGCACTACCAACATCAccgtttttttagataaagggtATTTCATACCCGGCTTCATCGACCTCGCGGTAGAATCAGGCCAATTATTACAAGATCTTGGTTTATAACCAATATTCAGAGGACAATTCTTGGCACCTCACAGCCACAAACTAAGAAAACAACCCATAAAAGAAAGTCCAGACTAAGACAGACCAATAAACCTATTTGACAACCATCCATTGGAACTAAAAAAATGCAGAGCGGCTGTCTCCAAACGTTGACCAGCAAGAAGGAGCTGTTGTCGTGCGTCGTCATGCCGCTGCAGTCCGGCCCATTGCCTTAGCCAATAAGTTCCCCTGAATAACACCTGCAAAAAGGTTTTTGGTTTACATTTGTCAAAAACTACCTCATTTCTTGTTATCCATATTGTCCAACATAATGCTGTTGCTGCAGTTAATAACAACGAATTATGTCTCTTACTCCCTCCCTTAGACCAATTTCCAAATAAATCATCAATACTAAGAGGTGGAGATAAGCCAAACATTAAATGTACAGCGCGTACCAAAATCACCGTTACAGAAGGGGATTTATTTGCTACGCAAAGTAGTGATTTATTTGAACTAGAAACACGATTCTAGGAGACAGAATCTTCTATTAACAGAGATGGTTGCAAAGTATCGTGGTCTTCCAAAATACCAGTGATGTTCTTGAACTACAGAAACACTATTCTAGGAGACATGCTCTTTTATTATGAGAGATGTCTAGAAAGTATCAAGGTCTCCTAAAATACCTAGTGATGTTCAGAACCGGCCAGTCCATTTATGCAGACAGTCCAAAACAACCAAGCCTGTAGATGAATTTTCAGAGGCAGGACTCTTACAAAGGTCATCTTAAAAAATGACCTTCAATATAGGCATACCTCTTTTTTCTTTGCAAGTATAGAGGCATACCTCTTTAAGTGTACTGCCTGTATAAATTGATTAACACAGGAAGAAGTAGTTGTCAGTTTGTCACAAAAAAATTATAACTTTTGGGAAGACGAATTTTACATCAACATTGTAGAGCTCAACAAGGTCTAAATCTTTATAGTTGACAAGGTTTTTACATGAAATTATTTAGACTGTCAAAATTTAGTTTTTAATTCTCAGATTTTATAAACTACACTTGCCTTCAACTCCCATCTCAGCCGATTGCCGGACAGTATTAAGTTGCATGCACCGACCGGTTCAACCCAAAAGCTTTTTGACAGACCTACCAGTAATAATAATAAAAGGAATCTAACCGAAAGTAGTCACACaatgcaaagttttcatattaaAATTGCAGTATAAAAATCTAGGCGTCTTTTTACTTATTTTGGTAGAATATATTGTGAAAATGCAATTTACAGATCATTACTTTGAAGATGTATATGTGCTCTATTGTTTTATACCATGTGCAAAATGGGACTTATTACTTGGTAGTTAATTGAATGTATACCTCAGCTATATTAAGATTGAGAGTGTGTTGTTTACATGTATCAGACCTACTATATATACTAACTACCCATCAACCTGTGCATTCGCACAGGATAGTTTAGAAAGTTTTTTTAATAGTCATACCATATATTTCTTAGGACTATAGCAACCATGTGTGGGCTAGTAGGTAAACAGGTTTTTTAGATCATTATGTGATATTTGTATACAGGATACTAACTCTAGCGTGAACGCTGGCCTGTTGAATTACTATATTTATAATGATCCAAACACCTGAGATTATGAGGCTATATGGCGCCAGAATATTTGCGTGGAGTAATCACATTTAAGACAGACATATATATAGTCTTGGTGTTATAATTATAGAGATCTTGACAGGACAGAAGACGGATCCTTCCATTGATAGTGTAAGAGCAATGTATCTCAGATAATGGTTTGACATTAATAGATCTGGCTAGTTGGCGTGTAGGGCAATATATATGTTTGTGTAGTATGCAACTCTAACCCGATATACACTCAGGTCTAAATTTCTAAACCCTACAGCTATAAGCCAAATATATTGCACAAGTTTGCTGGACAGTCCTAAAGTTTGCTAGTAAAATTATAGTTGTATTTTTTTATAGATCTTTAGTAGCTACAATCAGTTGGCACTGTTAAATATTTCATGTCCAAAGTAAATACTGCACATCTTTCTCCACTTATTGATTAATTAATGAGAAAATTTGGAGGATTTCCCCTAATTTTCTCTCATTTATCTGACTGAAGAATTATTGCAATATCTTCTTCAACAACAATATACTTTATATATTTTGTATGAGTTAACTTGACATTAAGTTTAATAATCATACGGTAAAGTCGATCTGGTAGTGCAAATCACAAAGAAATTACAAAACATGTAAATATATTTGTCTCCAAGCATCAACTCTCATAAAATTCGGATGTGAGGTAGTCCAAGGTACATTTGAGGAAAGAGGCTATTTGCATCTTAATTAGGATGTTAGGTGAGCTATGTGTTGGCTCTCTTCCGCCCTGTTCTTTAGCACTACTTCAGGAGTACCTTTCAGTGAATAAATAGTATTTTCCTTTCACAACAAAGTAGCATAAGCATCAGGATAAGTAGGAGGTCGGGGGTTCAAGCCCCGGTGGCCACGAAGCGTGGGTTTTTCGCGTGAAAAACCCGCGCTTGACTTGTGACGCGCTACCGTGTGGCTGTCCAGTGGGGTCTTTCCCAGTATTAATTTTTTCCCTATTTTTCAGTCTATTTTTGGGGTTCTTTTGGAAaccacatcactgtcagttcgtaagaaccgacactgatgtgaaccccccatcactaccggtttccctgtgtcggttcaaaatctggcagtgaaggcgggggagggggagggttgaaccgacactgatttgaagatctggggtagtgaaaAGGCCAACTAAGCCTCAAGCCTATTAGAAGGCATCCACCCAAGTATTCTGATGTGAGATAGTCCACGGTACATTTGAGGAAAGAGACTATTTGGCATCTTAATTAGGATGTTAGGTGAGCTATCTGTTGGTTCTCTTCATGTTCCATATCAATCAGGATGAAGTTGGACTCAAAAAACGTGTTGAAACCTGTTGTACTTATTGCATTGAAGTTACAGAATGCAAAATGGTTCTCTTCCACATTAAAATATTAATTTGTGTTAACACTGAAAGAGTGGCACTCCTCCATTGGTTTGCAGCTTCTCAAAGACAAGTCGATAAAGGAAGGCTCCAATTCAAGCTCAAATATTAGCGGCCTTTCCATGGACTGTtatcctcaaagtcgtcctgtcACCCAGCAATCTGAAGGAACTGTGTTCAATCGCAAATTGTACATGCACCAGATCTTTGACGGACCAGACTATAACCATGTAAATATTGCAAATCCAGGGCAACCTCAGATGTTTGGTTGCACAAATGTCCATGACTATCCCATATATGATAGTCTTGACCCCAACGCAAAGATTGTTGCACGTGCACAAGGTCTGCATACTGAAACTTGTCTGGACTATGATAACTGGTTCCACTGGAGCAGGCTAGTGTTCCGCGATGAAAGGTTCGTACTTCAGTACTTTGATCTTAATCTATTTGGACTTTCTCTTCTATAACATTTATGCTTTTTCTGCATTGCTATCCGCCTATCCCACCTACTTTCCCTTACTAATTAAAATTCTGATACTATATCCATATTGATTCATGTCACGGATACATGCACACAACTTGTCATTGGACTTACTTTTTTGTGCACCCATTTCAAGCTTATTGGATTATTTCATTTCCTGAAATAGTTTTGAGGGGTCAAGTTTTATCGCAATAGGAGATCAAAATAAGATCACAGGAGAATGGGCTATTGTTGGTGGGACAGGAGTATTTGCTTTTGCAAAAGGAACAATCACAATCTATAGAGTACAAGATAGTGGATCCTCGAACATAAAGGAGATCTGTATCCGTGCATTGGGCTTCACAGGACAGGCCACTCCAATTGAGATTAAGGTGATAGTAACATTTTTATTTTCCAAGTGTACCTTCTATTTGTACATCTGTACTTGCTGTAACGGTACTACAGAAATCATTTTCATCATCCATTATGTTTCACCGCCGGTTTGCAATACGAACTGTTGGTGAATATGTTCGCCAACGGTTTGTATTATGAATCGGTAGTTAAAAGTATTTTCACCAACGGTTCAGTATACCAACCGCTGGTGAAAATATCTACACTGCTATCGTAAGTGTAAAAGGCCCATCCGACCCATCATAACCTATGAATGGCCTCAGAGTATATAATGGGAAACCCTAGCCTCTCCTCACACTCTTTGCCTCCCCCTGTCCACATTTCACAAATGCTGGCAAAAACCAGGGGTGTGAAGGGGGTTTCCAAACCGGTGGTGATGAGGTTTGTGCAATAGTGGTTGTCCTGATTTGATAAGGTCAACTGCAATTAATTGTTGCATGTAGGTAATTGTGTACATGCAATTGGTATTAGCTCCTGTGATTTAATGAGATGAACCCCTTTTGGATGCATGGTCCCCAAGCTAGAATAACACATATGTGCACTTTTTGAATGTGTTCCTTATATTTTTATTAGAATAAATTTCACTTATATATGTATGTTTTCCTGTTAACTTGAACAACATTAAGGTAGGGAAGAAGCATTCCAATCCCTCTAATTGCAAATGTCAGTTGTTCTGCGAAAGTAGATCAATCATACAACCTTGATGGACATTATTTTAATTTATTGAttattgattcattttgagagtGATAGCATTCATTAACCAAGGACAAGTAAGGAAGAGAAGATTTAACATATACAATAGAAGTACGATTTTCATGGAGAAAAACTTAGAAGGCAAAAATAACTTACGTTCGTGATTTGAATGAATATACTGCTACCCAGAAAAACAAGCTTTCCAATTCTGTTAGTCTGCATTCAATTATTTGTTTTTAAACTAAGAAGAGCAACTCCATTGTTTGCAGTCTTTCAAGGACAATATGATAAATGTTGATTCCAAAGCAACCTCAAATGCATGCAGCCCTTCGATGGCTAGTCCAAAGAGTGGTCCTCTAACCCCACACTCCCAGGCAACTGAGTACATTCGCACATGGTACATGCACCAGATCATCACTGGGACAGACTATAACCAAGTACCTATAGCAAATCCAGAGAAGCCTGAGATGTTTGGTTATACCAATGTGCATGACTACCCCATATATGATAGTCTTGGCCCCGGCAAGAAGATAGTTGCACGTGCACAAGGTCTGCATTCCAAGACTAGTATGAACAATGGTGGCAGCTGGCTCCACTGGAGCAAAGTAGTCTTTGACTATGAaaggtaactccatgttgatcttACTCCAAACATTTCCCTGCTGTAAATATTTCGTCTATGCACTGTCATCCTGATTTTTCATTACTACTATACTTGTAACCGCATACATTAACTTGTGACATGCATAAGTTGATTGACTTGATTGTTTAAGCATCAATGCGAGCTTACTGGATTGTTTTTATAGATTCCAGGGGTCAAGCTTTAATGCAATAGGAAATCAAGAAGGCGAATGGGCTATCGTTGGAGGGACCGGAGAGTTTGCTTTAGTGCAGGGTACCGTTACCACACATAGAGTACGAGAAAGTGGGCCCTCAAACATCAAGGAGATTCGTATCCATGCATTCTGCTACCCACCGACCACACCATTTGAGAGTAATAATGAGGTGATGTTAGCATTTTTTTTTGTCCGCTTACTTTTTGCTCCCTTGTGCCAAACAGAGTGACAATCGAGCCATTAACAGACATTTTAGTTCAGAGGTGAAATTACTTAGGTGCTCATATGAGTAGGTTATGAGTAGGTTATGTTTAAACGACAAAGATGAacatatatattttcccttggattcaatttgaaaaaaaaagtttacCAATAGTAGTTAAATAACGATGTGCATATATACATTCTTCTCAGAAGATTCCCATCTACTGTGAGTCAAAATGACAAGAGTACAGCATAATGAATGTAATTTAGTTGTAGTAGATAAACCTAGTTTTTTTTTGGAGAATAGATAAACCTAGTTAATCCATGTTCACTTTCTCAACTTGATGCTCCTTAATTAATTTGCCTGCATATtagattactccctccgttcatcTTTTCAAGGTTGTATCTCCTGGACAAGTCGTGTACCCAAGTACTCTACTATTAATATGTCATTTGTATGATACAAATTTGTAATTTTAAGTAATAAATACTTTTGATACAAATCTAGCAATGTTTTTAATTTTGGTCGCTTGTCCTAACAACACGAACTATGTTTTACAATTTCGAATGGAGTGTGTAAAAGAAATTGCAGGGTCCATGAAGATATATGATTCATTACATTTGAATAACTTTAAAAGTTAATGGGTTCAAATGAATATGTCGATTTAGCTGCATATGTTTTCTTCGAATTGGCATCTGCCTAGTTTAGTTCATTTGCACTAAAATTAAGGCAAGGAGTATATAGCTCTAGAGTACCCTAGCTAGCTTTCCAAATCCTTTGTTCTATGCTCAAATATTTGTTTAACACTAAGAAGAGGAACTCCTTCATTTACTTGCAGACTTTCGAGGACGGGATGACAATCATTGGTTCCAATGCAATCTCAAATGTGTCCAGCCCTATGGCCAATACTAATCCACAGAGTGCTCCTGTAACCGCACAGTCCTTGAGAAAGTATAATCGCATACTGTATATGCACCAGATCATCAGTGGGCCAGACTATAACCAAGTAAATATAGCAAATCCAGAGCAGCCTGAGATGTTTGCTTACACCAATGTGCATGACTACCCCTTATATGATAGTCTTGGCCCTGGTAAAAAGCTAGTTGCACATGCCCAAGGCCTGCATACCAAGACTAGTATGAGCTATAATGGCTGGTTCCACTGGAGCAGCATAGTGTTTACTGATGAAAGGTTTGGCATTACTTAATGTTGGTCTTAAATACTTTGAACATTGAAATCTAGTATAGCTTTTTTTAACTTTGTATGCACATAGCTCGCCATGGATTGGGCTGCTGAAAGCTGACTGGATTGTTTTATACTGTATTCCTGATCTAGATTCCAGGGCTCCAGTCTTAAAACAATAGGAAATCAAGAAGGCGACTGGGCTATTATGGGTGGGACAGGAGTGTTTACTTTCGCGCAGGGTACCGTCACCACCTGTAGGATACAAGACACTGGGTTCTCAAACATCAAGGAGATTCGTATTGATGCACTATGTTGCACACCAGTTAATGGAGTACTTCCCTAACAGCAGTTGTGGCAAAACATTAAGTGGGTACCATTTCTTTTTTATTCCAAGCATGTCTATGATATCATGATTGATGAAAAATTGAAAATACACTGCCACGATTTCTTTATTAATTTGGAGAACTTTCTGGATGTCTTTTCATAAAATATTTCAATTTGAAAATACACTGCCAACCATATGGGCCTTAACAGTATGTATTTCAATTTAACAATAACACCTACAACTTGTGTTTTTTACAGAAAATCCAAAAGACCAAAAAATTGTGTTCTTCCTAGGATGAAATGCCGTGACCTACAACTTAACAATAACACCTACTATCATTACACCAAACAATCTCTTGTAACTACATTACTTCATAATCGTATATGAATATTTTGACTACTAAATGATGTATTTTGAAACATATACATTGCAAAACTGCTTAGAACTGCTTAAGAATATATACATTGCAAAACTCAGGTACCTTTGAAAATCAAGCAAGAAGCCTAGAACTGCTTAAGAATGTTCGATATACACATATCGCCCTTAGAATAACAAGGTCGACATATACATTGCCCTTAGACCAAAAATAGCCAATGAACTCGACATCGTTGCTATGGTTTCCATGTATTTTGAAACTCGCATATgcttttgtcacacccaattttaaggataaaatgggatgcaaaatcttatgtgcgcctagagatcagtcacacacataagccgacaaattttgaatagtatcatcacaagtgtttattacatcacgaataagacagagttttcacataaatgtagcggaagtaatAAAAGATCTCTCatggaagctccatttcacagggacgtcgactggttgaccacaagtctagaagtcctcaggaaaatcatcatacccatagccatctgttacccatccggaatttttatccaagtaatgaaaataaacaagcgtaagtacttgtcgtactcaacaagtgtaacatggggttcatgaggctcaaaaggcttgacataggtttaacagcattcagcttttagttgtcacaattttagcttaagagtagcaacaagttgtttcaattcccaatgtagaacacatgatcaatgtaaacatgaataatgaatagcataaacaataatacttagtgttcatctattccataagggttccaaggccactcgtgactgtgagcatggctgatataccagttttacactctgcagaggttgtacactttcactgtgagtcgtgatacccatatgcccggatttataactcccaaaacacttccaaggtgagcaggcaagggtcactatgaagcctttcaaaggttcgtctaacaagttagggccattagattcactcggcaaacggATATAGAGCcctccttcccgatggcacaatgacgcacaacctatactcaaggggatagaggccgcactatacccgattcatcaagccattcttatgccaataaatgtaaccactaacaagctagaaaaggtcctcatactgagctaaagccagagccatgtagccctcatagctgtactgtaagtcccggatgatcacttacagataagtccttagggagaggaatcagaagcatttagaaagtagctaaacactctagccccctgtttccaagttgctaaaaagtcatattttaatgtttattgcatataccattagtcaagttacaagatcatgatttaattgagcactagcaaagctacccaatgcatttgccataggtgacaaggtataagttcaattctagggaatccctatcaaggtgacacatgcaacatgaatttaatgtattaaagtgaataggaaacaaggatgatcccatgctatacttgccttgagcaaagcacTCCtgttgatcctgctcgtcaaagtaatactcttgaTCTCCCActaattgctcaccgtctatactcgataaccacagcaacacacaagcatccaggagcaatcatgcatagcaaacaaaagctatagattagaatagtacaccaacagcttAAGATCAAGATgcaaagtttggaaaatgaatctacgtcttgctatgaacacacagacgtgaagatcacaaaaatcggag is part of the Miscanthus floridulus cultivar M001 chromosome 9, ASM1932011v1, whole genome shotgun sequence genome and encodes:
- the LOC136479409 gene encoding uncharacterized protein — its product is MDCYPQSRPVTQQSEGTVFNRKLYMHQIFDGPDYNHVNIANPGQPQMFGCTNVHDYPIYDSLDPNAKIVARAQGLHTETCLDYDNWFHWSRLVFRDESFEGSSFIAIGDQNKITGEWAIVGGTGVFAFAKGTITIYRVQDSGSSNIKEICIRALGFTGQATPIEIKLSNSVSLGPLTPHSQATEYIRTWYMHQIITGTDYNQVPIANPEKPEMFGYTNVHDYPIYDSLGPGKKIVARAQGLHSKTSMNNGGSWLHWSKVVFDYERFQGSSFNAIGNQEGEWAIVGGTGEFALVQGTVTTHRVRESGPSNIKEIRIHAFCYPPTTPFESNNEVMLAFFFVRLLFAPLCQTE